One Etheostoma cragini isolate CJK2018 chromosome 19, CSU_Ecrag_1.0, whole genome shotgun sequence DNA segment encodes these proteins:
- the si:dkey-38p12.3 gene encoding rho guanine nucleotide exchange factor 15, producing MSVQEASQRPLSPKPLKPEPKLRLEIPPKPTPQTSSPPQGDSGISTRLSEGKIKRIVSKFSINDLNEPGEQQPTNGNADFRPIKRPKRPPTVRPKPSRANLQLQVSGEKAPPLPVKRSRTLQKQKGGSLEDGDPISVEGGRSAPDGKEVEIQCIGGGEAEAEHSPHTPLSLCCDSSCSCVCHLQLPGMKLIWVPVERHDSGEEHSVGDDDDTDVEEQRWEDEEVENGGERDSEAEDEVDRTSVVNESEGLKQGKSKFHQCLEVLLGDGSRRLSDPGPRSVFASLAVTRSQSPPVPPKRAQSSQTHHLSTQSEEENIYEDTLPVVDPTPKKPNACKELDIPLIRVRKPARRSKLFYSTSDQTSESLTNTEPILNPDSGPPAIPPRIPVVQDSRSLSPVPRGGVSLPQPTLEEWRSLRPSCPSGSTAGGLSTQRDVTPTPLSPHRPPPPPPKADPRRLSSSSLQSLTQKKEGEEKDGNEEKDKTFKELTLVRSGSLRRESSFSWESRLQDEPLYQTYRATVITKEIRRQTVCRNISKTSVDYAMDWKTRRSGAGTGIENGAPIGCSAPTPGQSTLWQDLPVVREAGVLEQLTPEQCKYQESMFEVLTSETSYLRSLRILTEHFMDSRELEETMIIREKKTLFSNILRVREVSERFLKDLEDRIFKDLVFPDICDIIHYHSQHNFPAYIDYIRNQIYQEKTYTFLLKNNVQFATVIARLQESPQCQRLPFTSFLLLPFQRITRIKMLIENILKRTKERTKEEQTASKALASVSKIIDECNTQVEKMSRMEELILVSQTLEFDKLKAIPIISQTRYLEKKGELQEMSKGGTIFNMRAKFTPVYLFLFNDLLIIAVKKGAERFVVLDHAHRSLVQVQPMDEGGGSSGPCEHCFNLTMLENHQGRMMERLFKAPSQSDMHRWMAAFPNPTNPERNEDEVIYEDWDCPQVQCVEQYIAQQADELTLEPTEIINVIRKTNEGCYEGIRLSDGQKGWFPVGNVIEITNEHVRRRNIRERYRVIQAASMVTTNKANTLH from the exons ATGTCTGTCCAGGAAGCATCCCAACGGCCCCTGTCGCCTAAACCCCTCAAACCTGAGCCCAAACTGAGACTAGAGATCCCTCCGAAACCGACACCTCAAACCAGCTCCCCTCCTCAGGGAGACAGTGGCATCAGCACGAGGCTTTCTGAAGGAAAGATCAAGAGGATTGTGAGCAAGTTTAGCATAAATGATTTGAATGAACCGGGGGAACAACAGCCCACCAATGGAAACGCAGACTTCAGGCCAATTAAACGGCCCAAAAGGCCGCCTACAGTACGGCCCAAACCAAGCCGTGCCAATCTGCAGCTTCAGGTTAGCGGAGAGAAGGCGCCTCCGCTGCCTGTTAAGAGGAGCCGCACCCTTCAGAAGCAGAAGGGTGGGAGTTTAGAGGATGGGGACCCCATCAGTGTGGAAGGAGGTCGATCAG CACCTGATGGTAAAGAGGTGGAGATCCAGTGTATTGGAGGAGGTGAAGCGGAGGCGGAGCACAGTCCTCACACCCCTCTCAGTCTATGTTGCGACTCgagctgcagctgtgtgtgcCACCTCCAATTGCCTGGCATGAAACTGATATGGGTGCCCGTGGAGAGGCATGACAGTGGGGAGGAGCACAGTGTTGGAGACGACGATGACACTGATGTGGAAGAGCAGAGATGGGAGGATGAGGAGGTTGAGAATGGAGGGGAGAGGGACAGCGAGGCCGAGGATGAGGTGGACAGGACGTCTGTGGTTAACGAGAGTGAAGGGTTGAAACAAGGAAAGTCAAAGTTCCACCAATGTTTGGAGGTTTTGCTCGGTGATGGTAGCAGGAGGCTTTCAGACCCAGGCCCTCGCTCTGTTTTCGCCTCTCTCGCTGTCACTCGCTCTCAGTCTCCCCCTGTCCCCCCAAAACGGGCTCAATCATCACAAACCCACCACTTATCCACCCAAAGCGAAGAAGAAAATATTTACGAGGACACCCTTCCAGTGGTCGACCCCACTCCTAAAAAACCCAATGCGTGTAAGGAACTAGATATTCCACTAATTCGAGTGCGCAAACCAGCTCGCCGGTCTAAACTGTTCTACAGCACCTCAGATCAGACGTCTGAGTCCCTGACAAACACAGAACCCATCTTGAACCCAGACAGTGGTCCGCCTGCCATCCCGCCGAGGATTCCTGTGGTTCAGGACAGCCGCAGTCTCTCGCCGGTGCCACGGGGCGGCGTTTCACTCCCGCAGCCAACACTGGAGGAGTGGCGCAGCTTGCGGCCCTCATGCCCCAGCGGCTCCACTGCTGGCGGGCTGAGCACCCAGAGGGACGTCACTCCGACCCCACTCAGCCCTCACagacctccacctccaccaccaaaGGCGGATCCAAGGAGGCTTAGTAGTTCCTCGCTGCAATCCCtcacacagaaaaaag aaggagaggagaaggatgGGAATGAAGAGAAAGATAAAACATTCAAAGAATT GACTCTAGTCAGGAGCGGCTCCCTCAGGAGGGAGTCTTCGTTCAGCTGGGAGTCCCGGCTGCAGGATG AGCCTTTGTACCAGACGTACCGTGCCACTGTCATCACCAAGGAGATCCGACGCCAGACAGTTTGTCGGAACATCAGTAAAACTAGTGTGGACTACGCTATGGACTGGAAAACCCGTCGCTCTGGGGCTGGGACTGGGATTGAAAACGGAGCACCCATAGGTTGCTCTGCACCTACACCGGGCCAGAGCACCCTCTGGCAGGACCTTCCAGTTGTCCGGGAGGCAGGGGTGCTGGAGCAGCTCACCCCTGAGCAGTGCAAGTACCAGGAG AGTATGTTTGAGGTTTTGACATCTGAGACTTCTTACCTTCGATCCCTGCGTATTTTAACCGAACACTTCATGGACAGCCGGGAGCTGGAGGAAACAATGATCatcagagagaagaaaaccCTCTTCTCCAACATCCTGAGGGTCCGAGAGGTCAGCGAGAG GTTCTTGAAGGACCTGGAGGATCGCATATTCAAGGACCTGGTCTTTCCTGACATCTGTGACATTATCCACTACCACTCCCAGCACAACTTCCCAGCCTACATCGACTACATCCGCAACCAGATCTATCAGGAGAAGACCTACACATTTCTCTT gaAGAACAACGTGCAGTTTGCTACAGTCATCGCTCGTCTCCAAGAGTCGCCTCAATGCCAGCGGCTGCCCTTCACGTCCTTCTTGCTGCTGCCCTTCCAGCGAATAACCCGCATCAAAATGCTCATTGAA AACATCCTGAAGAGAACAAAGGAGAGGACGAAAGAGGAGCAGACGGCCTCCAAGGCTTTGGCTTCTGTATCGAAG ATCATTGACGAGTGTAACACACAGGTGGAAAAGATGAGTCGGATGGAAGAGTTGATCCTTGTCTCTCAAACACTGGAGTTTGACAAGCTCAAG GCCATCCCAATCATCTCTCAGACACGATACTTGGAGAAGAagggagagctgcaggaaaTGTCCAAAGGAGGAACCATTTTCAACATGAGGGCAAAGTTCACCCCCGTCTACCTATTCCTCTTCAATGATCTGCTGATCATCGCTGTCAAGAAAGG TGCAGAGCGTTTTGTGGTACTCGACCACGCCCATCGCTCTCTGGTGCAGGTGCAGCCAATGGATGAAGGTGGGGGCAGCAGCGGACCCTGCGAGCACTGCTTCAACCTCACCATGCTGGAGAACCACCAGGGACGCATGATGGAGAGGCTATTTAAAGCTCCTTCCCA gtCAGATATGCACAGGTGGATGGCGGCTTTTCCTAACCCCACCAACCCAGAAAGAAACGAAGATGAAGTGATTTATGAAGACTGGG ATTGTCCTCAGGTGCAGTGTGTGGAGCAGTACATTGCCCAGCAGGCAGACGAGCTCACCCTGGAGCCCACTGAGATCATCAACGTCATCCGCAAAACCAATGAGG GCTGTTATGAAGGCATCCGCCTGTCTGACGGTCAGAAGGGCTGGTTCCCCGTAGGAAACGTCATAGAGATCACCAACGAGCATGTGAGGCGGCGAAACATCAGAGAGCGCTATAGAGTCATTCAGGCTGCAAGCATGGTCACCACCAACAAGGCCAATACCCTTCATTAG
- the LOC117934597 gene encoding uncharacterized protein LOC117934597 isoform X1 — protein sequence MNNVGRRVRCMRPTVPPLSNRTLHHPSFLPVYMATESHHHTDWNNQTVHPIIPAEFFYTDPTTSCGRRIPNKVSELRVSDCFQLNTPPPVMSACPAPPTRPDPFRSEAHPTRDLGSLTLKRKTIHPPVQPSRVILQLTQEEDQAITNLLKLHHQQSVHSDQTLAALQMVSSSVELNPISFLHPDLMDSTSPEEVYKPFCSDEQYSRQQGKSWSDMELEAANALLSCLMEKEIWGQNPSKSALTLSDTLLCQQHKDSSRSSEPPKGSETFSVLTADCTQNNTDHTGFSCARDYGEPGWGGFGFVMGRSDVHLPVFEKKTQVASGNFLEIKERTLSDSEGDAVEVLLSLRDMGALDTMQSLS from the exons ATGAACAATGTAGGACGTCGTGTG AGGTGCATGCGGCCCACCGTGCCGCCTCTCTCCAACAGGACCCTGCACCACCCGTCTTTCCTGCCTGTGTACATGGCTACAGAGTCCCACCATCACACCGACTGGAACAACCAAACCG TCCATCCCATCATCCCAGCGGAGTTCTTCTACACTGACCCCACCACGAGCTGTGGGAGGAGGATCCCCAACAAAGTGAGTGAGTTGAGG GTTTCAGATTGCTTCCAGCTCAACACTCCGCCACCAGTTATGTCCGCCTGCCCAGCTCCACCAACCCGCCCAGACCCATTCAGATCAGAAGCACACCCCACCAGGGATCTGGGCAGCCTTAccttgaaaagaaaaactatcCACCCTCCAGTGCAACCAAGCCGTGTTATCCTCCAGCTTACCCAGGAGGAGGACCAGGCCATTACTAACCTCCTTAAACTGCACCACCAACAGTCTGTACATAGTGATCAGACCCTTGCTGCTCTGCAAATGGTCTCTTCCAGTGTAGAGTTGAACCCCATCTCATTCCTTCACCCTGACCTTATGGACTCCACTTCACCTGAGGAAGTATACAAACCCTTCTGTAGTGATGAGCAGTATTCACGGCAACAGGGGAAGTCTTGGTCGGATATGGAGCTTGAGGCAGCTAACGCGCTTCTGAGTTGTTTGATGGAGAAGGAAATCTGGGGCCAAAACCCCAGTAAATCAGCATTAACACTTTCAGACACTTTGCTTTGCCAGCAGCACAAGGATTCATCAAGAAGCAGTGAACCCCCAAAAGGATCTgagactttctctgtattaactGCTGATTGTACCCAAAACAACACGGACCACACTGGCTTTAGTTGTGCCAGGGACTATGGAGAACCAGGCTGGGGGGGTTTTGGTTTTGTGATGGGAAGGAGTGATGTTCACCTGCctgtttttgagaaaaaaacacaggttgCCTCTGGCaactttttagaaataaaggaGCGTACGCTCTCAGATTCTGAGGGAGATGCTGTGGAAGTACTCCTGAGCCTCAGGGACATGGGAGCGTTGGATACCATGCAGTCATTGTCTTAA
- the LOC117934597 gene encoding uncharacterized protein LOC117934597 isoform X2, with the protein MNNVGRRVRCMRPTVPPLSNRTLHHPSFLPVYMATESHHHTDWNNQTVHPIIPAEFFYTDPTTSCGRRIPNKVSDCFQLNTPPPVMSACPAPPTRPDPFRSEAHPTRDLGSLTLKRKTIHPPVQPSRVILQLTQEEDQAITNLLKLHHQQSVHSDQTLAALQMVSSSVELNPISFLHPDLMDSTSPEEVYKPFCSDEQYSRQQGKSWSDMELEAANALLSCLMEKEIWGQNPSKSALTLSDTLLCQQHKDSSRSSEPPKGSETFSVLTADCTQNNTDHTGFSCARDYGEPGWGGFGFVMGRSDVHLPVFEKKTQVASGNFLEIKERTLSDSEGDAVEVLLSLRDMGALDTMQSLS; encoded by the exons ATGAACAATGTAGGACGTCGTGTG AGGTGCATGCGGCCCACCGTGCCGCCTCTCTCCAACAGGACCCTGCACCACCCGTCTTTCCTGCCTGTGTACATGGCTACAGAGTCCCACCATCACACCGACTGGAACAACCAAACCG TCCATCCCATCATCCCAGCGGAGTTCTTCTACACTGACCCCACCACGAGCTGTGGGAGGAGGATCCCCAACAAA GTTTCAGATTGCTTCCAGCTCAACACTCCGCCACCAGTTATGTCCGCCTGCCCAGCTCCACCAACCCGCCCAGACCCATTCAGATCAGAAGCACACCCCACCAGGGATCTGGGCAGCCTTAccttgaaaagaaaaactatcCACCCTCCAGTGCAACCAAGCCGTGTTATCCTCCAGCTTACCCAGGAGGAGGACCAGGCCATTACTAACCTCCTTAAACTGCACCACCAACAGTCTGTACATAGTGATCAGACCCTTGCTGCTCTGCAAATGGTCTCTTCCAGTGTAGAGTTGAACCCCATCTCATTCCTTCACCCTGACCTTATGGACTCCACTTCACCTGAGGAAGTATACAAACCCTTCTGTAGTGATGAGCAGTATTCACGGCAACAGGGGAAGTCTTGGTCGGATATGGAGCTTGAGGCAGCTAACGCGCTTCTGAGTTGTTTGATGGAGAAGGAAATCTGGGGCCAAAACCCCAGTAAATCAGCATTAACACTTTCAGACACTTTGCTTTGCCAGCAGCACAAGGATTCATCAAGAAGCAGTGAACCCCCAAAAGGATCTgagactttctctgtattaactGCTGATTGTACCCAAAACAACACGGACCACACTGGCTTTAGTTGTGCCAGGGACTATGGAGAACCAGGCTGGGGGGGTTTTGGTTTTGTGATGGGAAGGAGTGATGTTCACCTGCctgtttttgagaaaaaaacacaggttgCCTCTGGCaactttttagaaataaaggaGCGTACGCTCTCAGATTCTGAGGGAGATGCTGTGGAAGTACTCCTGAGCCTCAGGGACATGGGAGCGTTGGATACCATGCAGTCATTGTCTTAA